One segment of Desulfosudis oleivorans Hxd3 DNA contains the following:
- a CDS encoding DUF3467 domain-containing protein, translated as MSGAGPRERYARDTRIIETREEITLCFGAVGRSTPGDSEPVIDTATHVILTPPAAKRLSQVLMAALARHESLYGVIDPPVPPRIKEPDATALAGGAGHSPGVDRLLRLVEGLGVYSALERSFKLFPGVILGDRVLVGFNTDALAVDDRDDRLLGVCRNLGMPERFEKIYRERLPESNVILFGYEGNETGGGTCKAYLEFSGLYITAATKDPDTPPSALLHLGFKWDVADSRKAALARYTSHVGMSSEEMLKRVAQRFYASEATASYEIVRGIVQHAAGTMAPEDFLYLEVEEEGNPRRSYDINMYRAGFTLKDLYPWLREACRINGIGPETFHRFYEPMKHRLFGHVSGGQDREGRDFLTFYYGVSGGTEPAEER; from the coding sequence ATGAGTGGGGCTGGTCCCAGAGAACGCTATGCCCGGGACACCCGGATCATTGAAACCCGGGAGGAGATCACCCTCTGTTTCGGCGCCGTCGGCCGGTCCACCCCAGGCGATTCGGAACCGGTCATTGACACGGCCACACACGTTATTCTTACCCCGCCGGCGGCCAAGCGGCTTTCCCAGGTGCTCATGGCGGCCCTGGCCCGCCATGAGTCCCTCTACGGCGTCATTGATCCGCCGGTCCCGCCCCGGATAAAGGAGCCTGATGCCACGGCTCTTGCCGGGGGGGCCGGGCACTCGCCGGGCGTGGACCGGCTGCTTCGCCTGGTGGAAGGCCTCGGTGTCTATTCCGCGCTGGAACGCTCCTTTAAGCTTTTTCCCGGTGTGATTCTGGGAGACCGGGTTCTTGTGGGGTTTAACACCGATGCCCTTGCCGTCGATGACCGGGACGACCGACTGCTTGGCGTCTGCCGGAACCTCGGCATGCCGGAGCGGTTTGAGAAAATCTATCGCGAGCGCCTGCCGGAGTCCAACGTCATCCTTTTCGGTTACGAGGGAAATGAAACCGGTGGCGGCACCTGCAAGGCCTACCTGGAGTTCAGCGGACTGTACATAACAGCGGCAACAAAGGACCCGGACACGCCGCCCTCCGCACTGCTTCACCTGGGATTTAAATGGGATGTTGCCGACAGCCGGAAGGCGGCCCTGGCCCGTTATACCTCCCATGTCGGAATGTCGTCAGAAGAGATGCTCAAAAGGGTGGCGCAGCGGTTTTACGCTTCCGAAGCCACGGCGTCTTATGAAATCGTCCGCGGCATCGTTCAACACGCCGCCGGGACGATGGCACCCGAGGACTTTTTGTATCTGGAGGTGGAAGAGGAGGGCAATCCCCGCCGGTCTTACGACATCAACATGTATCGGGCCGGGTTCACGTTGAAGGACCTCTACCCCTGGCTGCGGGAGGCCTGTCGTATCAACGGCATCGGCCCGGAGACCTTTCACCGGTTTTACGAGCCCATGAAGCACCGGTTGTTCGGGCATGTTTCCGGCGGGCAGGACAGGGAGGGCAGGGACTTTCTTACTTTTTATTACGGTGTGTCGGGCGGCACGGAGCCGGCGGAAGAACGATGA
- a CDS encoding efflux RND transporter periplasmic adaptor subunit: MKTVAMIGSLVCLCMFASGHGIAGEGEAVLHRGLVVPSEVVEISSQVPGIIEKVPVERGDRVKAGQVVAMLKAGLEKAQVDLALARLDFGKRKMLRNEELHQKQLISIHEKDEMETEVRIMEIQLQEAQANLDLRTIYSPVNGVVVERHLGPGEYIGEGSVMTIACVDPLNVEVVVPAALYGTIQEGMKAQVMPDDPPGGSYQGRVVIVDGVIDAASGTFGVRVRLSNPGYRLPAGVNCQVRFFN; encoded by the coding sequence ATGAAAACAGTTGCCATGATCGGAAGTTTGGTGTGCCTCTGCATGTTTGCGAGCGGGCATGGGATTGCCGGGGAGGGTGAAGCGGTGCTTCACCGGGGACTGGTGGTACCCAGCGAGGTAGTCGAGATCAGCAGCCAGGTGCCGGGAATCATCGAGAAGGTGCCCGTGGAACGGGGTGACCGTGTCAAGGCGGGGCAGGTGGTGGCCATGCTCAAGGCGGGCCTGGAAAAGGCCCAGGTTGACCTGGCCCTGGCCCGGCTGGATTTTGGCAAAAGAAAAATGCTGCGCAACGAGGAGCTCCACCAGAAACAGCTGATCTCCATTCATGAAAAGGACGAGATGGAAACCGAGGTCCGTATCATGGAGATTCAGCTTCAGGAAGCCCAGGCAAATCTGGATCTGCGCACCATTTACAGCCCGGTAAACGGTGTCGTGGTGGAACGCCATCTGGGACCGGGCGAGTATATCGGTGAGGGGTCGGTCATGACCATCGCCTGCGTGGACCCGCTCAACGTTGAGGTGGTGGTGCCGGCCGCGCTTTACGGCACCATTCAAGAGGGGATGAAGGCCCAGGTTATGCCCGATGATCCGCCGGGCGGGTCATACCAGGGAAGGGTAGTGATCGTGGATGGGGTGATTGATGCGGCCAGTGGTACCTTCGGGGTCCGGGTCCGGCTATCCAACCCCGGCTACAGGCTGCCCGCCGGGGTGAACTGCCAGGTGCGGTTCTTTAACTGA
- a CDS encoding methyltransferase produces MAPSNPDNTARDYLVVDRFMGTMIHAEALATAFEIGVVDCLISRGPASSGVLAERLSATPDGMALLLDILIESGVVAEKDGACALADSFLKALCFRDLMEARLFMARMAAQDLLGGFADLVTDRARFMDRARFHRLFAYDRCFGTDAADRRATARWMRITTVLTRYEAAVCMAHHDFSPYRRLLDVGGNSGEFALRLCRRHTRLRATVFDLPLVCETGMAHVGGEPEADRIAFVKGNALADAFPAGHDLVVFKSMLHDWPDDEARQLIQKAARALSPGGRLLIFERARYVSGKQRLSHAVLPFLIFFHSYRAPAVYADFMKAAGFSDIQVDSIDLEMPFMLVTGRL; encoded by the coding sequence ATGGCACCTTCTAACCCGGATAACACGGCCAGGGACTATCTTGTGGTGGACCGCTTCATGGGCACCATGATCCATGCAGAGGCCCTGGCCACGGCCTTTGAGATCGGCGTGGTGGACTGTCTGATCAGCCGGGGCCCCGCATCCTCCGGGGTGCTTGCGGAGCGGCTTTCAGCAACGCCGGACGGCATGGCACTGCTGCTGGATATTCTGATCGAAAGCGGGGTCGTGGCGGAGAAGGACGGCGCCTGCGCACTGGCGGACAGTTTTTTAAAGGCGCTCTGTTTTCGGGACCTGATGGAGGCCAGGCTGTTCATGGCCCGCATGGCGGCCCAGGATCTGCTGGGCGGTTTTGCCGATCTGGTGACGGACCGGGCCCGTTTTATGGACCGGGCCCGTTTTCACCGGCTGTTCGCCTATGACCGCTGCTTTGGTACGGATGCGGCGGACCGCCGGGCCACTGCCCGGTGGATGCGGATCACCACGGTCCTGACCCGGTATGAAGCGGCGGTGTGCATGGCGCACCACGATTTTTCTCCCTATCGCCGCCTGCTTGACGTGGGCGGCAACAGCGGCGAGTTCGCCCTGCGCCTGTGTCGGCGTCATACCCGCCTGCGGGCCACGGTGTTCGATCTGCCCCTGGTCTGCGAGACGGGCATGGCCCATGTCGGCGGCGAACCCGAGGCGGACCGGATTGCCTTTGTAAAGGGCAACGCCCTGGCCGATGCTTTTCCCGCCGGTCATGACCTGGTGGTTTTCAAGTCCATGCTGCATGACTGGCCGGACGATGAGGCCCGGCAGCTTATTCAAAAGGCGGCCCGGGCCCTGTCTCCCGGTGGACGCCTGTTGATTTTCGAGCGAGCACGCTACGTTTCCGGCAAACAGCGGCTGAGCCATGCCGTGCTGCCGTTTCTGATTTTTTTTCACAGTTACCGGGCACCGGCGGTTTACGCGGACTTCATGAAGGCCGCCGGGTTTTCAGATATTCAGGTTGACAGCATCGACCTGGAGATGCCGTTCATGCTGGTTACCGGGCGGCTGTAG
- a CDS encoding PqqD family peptide modification chaperone: MGEKNLYSSSWYRVAGLKPFLRSHAQIHRQTFRNRIWYVLQDHSTGRFHRFSAQAYFLIGLMDGTRTLQEIWEAACAHLKDDMPTQEEVITLLSQLHQADVLQSNMAPDIDHLLHRSRKDQQSRFWGRLRSPVALRIPLIDPDRFLDRTIGVVAPLFSVFGAVAWCALVITAVVLAFLNWGELTRNLADRVLAMENLVLLWLIYPVVKTFHEFGHAWAVKRWGGEVHEMGVMLLVFVPVPYVDASTASAFREKRRRMIVGFIGIGVEMAIAALAMLLWVNLGPGVPRALAFNVILIAGVSTIFFNGNPLLRFDAYYILADYLEIPNLGARANRYLGHLAQRYLVRNEEAVFTLADRREAVWLVVYGIAAFVYRIFISIRIALFVAGKFFFVGVLIAAWALVGLVAVPLFRLVRTVFSDPGLYRRRVRIAGMAAAAVCLVGLFVFGVRLPATTLAQGVLWPGEQSRVRAGTDGVVHRFVARPGAIVGRGDPLLICENPDIKGEERILEAKLREYQARHLVAMTTDRTEERILEEEIALVESELRHARERREALVVRSPADGRFILPDAEDYPGRFVRRGDPLGYVVDSGRITVLAAIPQVHVGRIRHSVRSVSARVADRIFDPVPARLIREVPAASSDLPTAAFSLEGGGLFALDPREQMGRTSFEKLFYFEVALDEHLRDRLGARVFLRFEHEAETLASRWYKVLRRVFLRVFNR, translated from the coding sequence ATGGGTGAGAAAAATCTTTACAGCAGTTCCTGGTACCGGGTCGCCGGACTCAAACCCTTTCTGCGGAGCCATGCCCAGATTCACCGCCAGACCTTCAGGAACCGGATTTGGTACGTGCTTCAGGACCATTCCACCGGACGGTTTCACCGGTTTTCGGCCCAGGCCTATTTTCTCATCGGCCTGATGGACGGCACCCGGACCCTGCAGGAGATCTGGGAGGCGGCCTGTGCTCACCTGAAAGATGACATGCCCACCCAGGAGGAGGTCATCACCCTGCTGTCTCAGCTGCACCAGGCCGATGTGCTCCAGTCGAACATGGCGCCGGACATCGACCACCTGCTGCATCGAAGCCGCAAGGATCAGCAAAGCCGGTTCTGGGGCCGCCTTCGGTCTCCGGTGGCGCTGCGTATTCCCCTGATCGACCCCGATCGGTTCCTGGACAGGACCATCGGTGTGGTGGCTCCCCTGTTTTCCGTTTTCGGGGCTGTGGCCTGGTGCGCCCTGGTGATCACGGCGGTGGTGCTGGCCTTTCTGAACTGGGGCGAGCTGACCCGGAACCTGGCGGACCGCGTACTGGCCATGGAAAACCTGGTGCTGCTCTGGCTGATCTATCCCGTGGTCAAGACCTTTCATGAGTTCGGCCATGCCTGGGCCGTGAAACGGTGGGGAGGCGAGGTTCACGAGATGGGCGTCATGCTGCTGGTGTTCGTGCCGGTGCCCTACGTGGACGCTTCCACGGCCTCGGCCTTCCGGGAAAAACGACGAAGAATGATCGTGGGGTTTATCGGTATCGGCGTGGAGATGGCCATTGCGGCGCTGGCCATGTTGCTCTGGGTGAACCTGGGGCCCGGCGTGCCGCGGGCCCTGGCCTTCAATGTCATTCTTATCGCCGGAGTCTCCACGATCTTTTTTAACGGCAACCCCCTGCTTCGTTTTGACGCTTACTATATTCTGGCGGACTACCTGGAGATTCCCAACCTGGGCGCCCGGGCCAACCGCTACCTGGGTCACCTGGCCCAGCGCTACCTGGTTCGAAACGAAGAGGCCGTCTTTACCCTTGCCGACCGCCGGGAAGCGGTGTGGCTTGTCGTTTACGGCATTGCCGCTTTTGTATACAGGATATTTATAAGTATTCGCATCGCCCTGTTCGTGGCGGGAAAGTTCTTTTTCGTCGGTGTGCTGATTGCCGCATGGGCGCTGGTCGGGCTGGTGGCGGTCCCCCTGTTTCGTCTGGTCCGGACCGTTTTTTCCGATCCCGGGCTTTACAGGCGTCGGGTTCGTATCGCGGGCATGGCCGCGGCCGCCGTCTGCCTGGTTGGTCTTTTTGTTTTCGGCGTCCGCCTGCCCGCCACCACCCTGGCCCAGGGTGTGCTCTGGCCGGGCGAACAATCCCGTGTGCGGGCCGGCACAGACGGTGTGGTTCATCGGTTTGTGGCCCGGCCCGGCGCCATCGTCGGCCGGGGGGACCCTCTCCTGATCTGCGAAAATCCGGATATTAAGGGTGAAGAGCGGATTCTGGAGGCCAAGCTGAGGGAGTACCAGGCCCGCCATCTGGTGGCCATGACCACGGACCGGACAGAAGAGCGCATTCTTGAAGAAGAGATCGCCCTGGTTGAAAGCGAACTGCGCCACGCCAGGGAGCGACGGGAAGCCCTGGTGGTGAGAAGCCCGGCGGACGGGCGATTCATTCTGCCCGATGCCGAAGATTATCCCGGCCGTTTTGTACGGCGGGGAGACCCTTTGGGATACGTGGTGGATTCAGGCCGCATTACCGTGCTGGCGGCCATTCCCCAGGTGCATGTGGGCCGAATCCGGCACAGTGTCCGGTCTGTGTCGGCCCGTGTCGCGGACCGGATTTTCGATCCGGTTCCGGCCCGTCTCATACGGGAAGTGCCGGCCGCTTCCAGCGACCTGCCCACGGCCGCCTTCTCCCTGGAAGGCGGGGGCCTCTTTGCCCTGGATCCGAGGGAGCAGATGGGCCGGACCTCTTTTGAAAAACTGTTCTATTTTGAAGTGGCCCTGGATGAGCACCTCAGGGATCGGCTGGGCGCCCGGGTGTTTTTGCGGTTCGAGCATGAGGCCGAGACCCTGGCCAGCCGGTGGTACAAGGTGTTGCGTCGGGTTTTCTTGAGGGTGTTCAACCGGTGA
- a CDS encoding HlyD family efflux transporter periplasmic adaptor subunit → MGPHADPQTTASQQGQTLWSGLVATDRETFFSSWLAIQCSLIRECRQAVLVLGEPGTGQYLPVAAWPEGGNEGERLADVLDQTLAEQEGMLVGLEPVEGVACYGLAYPIKVDGECVGAVAAEVAATREDRLRPAMESLQWGAIWIENWYRRRRNLEDGDILTRLKGAVDILAGVLAETRFDGAAMAFVTAVATRLNCDRVSLGLIRKKFAHVAAVSHSAVVGRKMNLLRAIGAAMDEAVAQRAEITYPPPPEAQPFVLRDHEHLALKHGTQAILTIPLHGGDRYYGAVTLERQKDRPFTADELAYVKSIAALSGPALESRHHQDRPVVVLAFQALKRQAARLLGAGYTGRKAVAAALLLTALVLTFARGDYRISTDMVLEGAVQRSVVAPFDGFIAAAPARAGDVVVANDLLCALDDRDFRLDRIHWLGRMNQYRRQLQDAVARGNRAEANIIQAQLDQAAAQLEMAETRLERVGLRAPFAGVLLSGDLTQRLGGAVRQGEELFQIAPLDAYRVILKVNERRITDVVEGQSGTLVLSSLPEETYGFTVTKITPVTTPEEGNNYFRVEAALDSPSPLLRPGMEGVGKIHVDRRLLVSIWTRPLFEWVRIKIWSWWP, encoded by the coding sequence ATGGGACCTCATGCCGACCCACAGACCACAGCCTCTCAACAGGGCCAGACCCTCTGGTCCGGCCTGGTCGCAACGGACCGGGAGACATTCTTTTCTTCATGGCTTGCGATTCAGTGCTCTCTGATTCGGGAATGCCGCCAGGCGGTCCTGGTGCTTGGCGAACCCGGTACCGGGCAGTATCTTCCCGTAGCGGCATGGCCTGAAGGCGGAAACGAGGGGGAGCGCCTGGCCGATGTTCTGGACCAGACCCTGGCCGAGCAGGAAGGTATGCTGGTCGGACTTGAGCCCGTGGAGGGCGTTGCCTGTTACGGACTTGCCTATCCCATAAAGGTGGATGGCGAATGTGTGGGCGCCGTGGCCGCCGAGGTGGCGGCAACCCGCGAAGACCGGCTTCGTCCTGCCATGGAGAGCCTTCAGTGGGGGGCGATCTGGATCGAGAACTGGTACCGCCGGCGCCGCAACCTGGAAGACGGTGATATTCTCACCCGGCTCAAGGGAGCGGTGGATATTCTGGCCGGCGTACTGGCGGAAACCCGCTTTGACGGTGCCGCCATGGCCTTTGTGACGGCGGTTGCCACGCGGCTCAACTGCGACCGGGTCAGCCTCGGCCTGATTCGGAAAAAATTTGCCCATGTGGCGGCGGTCTCCCACTCCGCCGTGGTGGGCCGGAAGATGAACCTGCTTCGGGCCATCGGCGCGGCCATGGACGAGGCGGTTGCCCAGCGCGCCGAAATTACCTACCCCCCCCCTCCCGAGGCCCAGCCCTTTGTTCTGCGCGATCACGAACACCTGGCCCTCAAGCACGGCACCCAGGCCATCCTTACAATACCGCTTCACGGCGGGGACCGGTACTACGGCGCCGTCACCCTGGAGCGACAGAAAGACCGGCCTTTTACCGCCGATGAACTGGCCTATGTTAAAAGCATTGCCGCGCTTTCCGGGCCGGCCCTGGAAAGCCGGCACCACCAGGACCGGCCTGTGGTGGTGCTGGCCTTCCAGGCCCTGAAGCGCCAGGCGGCCAGATTGCTGGGTGCCGGGTACACCGGCAGAAAGGCAGTGGCGGCGGCCCTGCTGCTGACGGCTCTGGTGCTTACCTTTGCCAGGGGGGATTACCGGATTTCAACGGATATGGTGCTGGAGGGGGCCGTGCAACGATCCGTGGTGGCCCCTTTTGACGGGTTTATCGCGGCGGCACCGGCCCGAGCCGGAGACGTGGTGGTGGCGAATGACCTGTTGTGCGCCCTGGACGACCGGGATTTCCGGCTGGACCGAATTCACTGGCTGGGCCGGATGAATCAGTACCGCCGCCAGCTTCAGGACGCCGTGGCCCGTGGCAACCGGGCCGAAGCCAACATCATTCAGGCCCAGCTGGATCAGGCCGCGGCCCAGCTGGAAATGGCGGAAACCCGTCTTGAACGTGTCGGCCTGCGAGCCCCCTTTGCCGGCGTGCTGCTCAGCGGCGACCTGACCCAGCGGCTGGGCGGAGCCGTTCGCCAGGGAGAGGAGCTTTTTCAGATCGCCCCCCTGGACGCCTACCGCGTGATTCTCAAGGTCAATGAACGCCGCATTACCGATGTGGTCGAAGGGCAGTCCGGCACCCTGGTTCTTTCGTCCCTGCCGGAAGAGACCTATGGTTTTACGGTGACAAAAATTACGCCCGTGACCACCCCCGAGGAAGGCAACAACTATTTTCGCGTGGAAGCCGCTTTGGACTCGCCGTCGCCATTGCTTCGTCCGGGCATGGAGGGGGTGGGTAAAATTCACGTGGACCGGCGGCTTCTGGTGAGCATCTGGACCCGGCCTCTTTTTGAATGGGTGCGGATCAAGATATGGTCCTGGTGGCCCTGA
- a CDS encoding preprotein translocase subunit SecA, protein MHLSVANWPRADHFTRPEKKERRRTVLDRLAWEAAGVVARPLLERMSRFSRVVNAAALAGESLTGETDEALRHRSVNLRRRLRVDGFAFPLVAESFALIREAAGRVLGMRHFDCQLVGGYVILSGLLAEMETGEGKTLVATLPAITAALAGIPVHVITVNDYLTQRDADLMGALYRFFGITVGCVIHDKTPAQRRAAYGCDVTYCTNKEVVFDYLRDRIVLGHAPGALHLHAEHLYNRYGRSEQLLLRGLHYAIVDEVDSVLVDEARTPLIISRSDAGQGEEAEARQALALAGELKESVHYRIDYEVDQGVNTITVTEQGREAVGLAAASMGTAWQSPIRREELVRKALTALYLYRLDEHYLVQDDKVQIIDEFTGRVMPDRSWEGGLHQLIEVKEGCPVTGQRETVARISYQRFFRRYLKLGGMTGTAREIRRELWAIYGLPVVRIPTNRPLQRQIPPDEIFPTLAEKYAAVVQRVEALYRQEIPVLLGTRTVAVSEYFSGLLARRDIPHQVLNAKQDAEEALIVSRAGEPGRITIATNMAGRGTDIKLAPEVARRGGLHVLMTERHESGRVDRQLAGRCGRQGDPGRCEGFVSLEDPLFKDGSPGLAGRAALLLEKRGAGLWKPLGKKAITRAQRKLEKVHAGARKRLLRYDENRSDTLSFSGRSE, encoded by the coding sequence ATGCATCTGAGCGTAGCCAACTGGCCCAGGGCCGATCACTTTACCCGCCCGGAAAAAAAGGAGCGGCGGCGGACCGTCCTGGACCGCCTGGCCTGGGAGGCCGCCGGCGTGGTGGCGCGGCCGCTTCTGGAGCGGATGTCACGGTTTTCCCGGGTCGTGAATGCCGCGGCCCTGGCCGGGGAGTCCCTGACCGGTGAAACCGACGAGGCCCTTCGGCACCGCAGTGTGAACCTGCGGCGCCGGCTTCGGGTCGACGGGTTTGCCTTTCCCCTGGTGGCCGAGTCCTTTGCTCTGATTCGGGAAGCAGCCGGCCGGGTGCTGGGCATGCGCCATTTTGACTGCCAGCTGGTGGGCGGCTACGTTATTCTCAGCGGACTGCTGGCGGAGATGGAGACCGGGGAGGGCAAGACCCTGGTGGCCACCCTGCCCGCCATTACCGCGGCCCTGGCCGGCATTCCCGTTCACGTGATCACGGTAAACGATTACCTGACCCAACGGGATGCCGATCTGATGGGAGCGCTTTACCGGTTTTTCGGTATCACCGTCGGGTGCGTGATCCACGACAAGACGCCTGCCCAGCGCCGGGCCGCCTATGGTTGCGACGTGACCTACTGTACCAACAAGGAGGTGGTGTTTGACTACCTGCGGGACCGCATTGTCCTGGGCCACGCACCCGGGGCCCTTCACCTGCATGCCGAACATCTTTATAATCGTTACGGCAGAAGCGAACAGCTGCTGCTGCGGGGCCTTCACTACGCCATTGTGGACGAGGTGGACAGTGTGCTGGTGGATGAGGCCCGGACCCCCCTGATTATTTCCCGAAGCGATGCCGGCCAGGGGGAGGAGGCGGAGGCCCGGCAGGCTCTGGCCCTGGCCGGGGAACTGAAAGAATCGGTGCACTACCGCATCGATTATGAGGTGGACCAGGGCGTAAACACCATCACGGTGACGGAGCAGGGCCGGGAGGCGGTGGGCTTGGCGGCCGCATCCATGGGAACGGCCTGGCAGAGCCCCATCCGGCGGGAGGAGCTGGTGCGAAAGGCCCTGACGGCCCTTTACCTTTACCGGCTGGATGAGCATTACCTGGTTCAGGACGACAAGGTTCAGATTATTGATGAGTTTACAGGCCGGGTTATGCCGGACCGCTCCTGGGAGGGGGGGCTGCATCAACTTATCGAAGTCAAGGAGGGCTGCCCGGTGACGGGCCAGCGGGAGACCGTGGCCCGGATCAGTTACCAGCGGTTCTTCCGGCGGTACCTGAAGCTGGGAGGCATGACCGGCACCGCCAGGGAGATTCGGCGGGAACTCTGGGCCATTTACGGGCTGCCGGTGGTGCGCATACCCACCAACCGGCCCCTTCAGCGGCAGATACCACCGGACGAGATTTTCCCTACCCTGGCGGAAAAGTATGCCGCTGTTGTGCAGCGCGTGGAAGCGCTGTACCGGCAGGAAATCCCGGTGCTTCTCGGTACCCGAACCGTGGCGGTGTCGGAATACTTTAGCGGTCTGCTGGCCCGGCGCGACATTCCCCACCAGGTACTCAACGCCAAGCAGGACGCCGAAGAGGCCCTGATCGTTTCACGGGCCGGTGAGCCGGGTCGTATCACCATTGCCACCAACATGGCCGGCCGGGGCACTGACATCAAGCTGGCCCCTGAGGTCGCCCGGCGTGGCGGACTGCACGTTCTCATGACCGAACGGCACGAGTCCGGCCGCGTGGACCGTCAGCTGGCCGGCCGATGCGGCCGGCAGGGGGATCCGGGCCGGTGCGAGGGGTTTGTCTCCCTGGAAGATCCCCTTTTCAAGGACGGCTCCCCCGGGCTGGCCGGTCGCGCGGCGTTGTTGCTGGAAAAAAGAGGGGCCGGGCTCTGGAAACCGCTGGGGAAAAAGGCTATAACAAGGGCACAGCGAAAACTGGAAAAGGTTCATGCCGGGGCTCGGAAGCGGTTACTGCGATATGACGAGAACCGGAGTGACACCCTTTCTTTTTCCGGAAGAAGTGAATAG
- a CDS encoding radical SAM protein, translating into MTRDRVDLKDYVVVSLWFGCNNDCTLCMLAGLRQNLPPIGFDRFREVITAVRRQGRYRNLILSGAEVTTFEELPQYVKFAASLGWFKKIQVQTNGRRLADRAYLQALVDGGVNEFFVSIHGTGAVHDTITRRPGSYHETMQGLRNLAVLNVNVITNTVLTTANCHDLENIMAVLSAERVSEFHLWNFFPMRKTDQNSLVVDLETVVGLIPRLREMLGPVARPLVLKAFPHCLSAVPGVVFDGRFPETVLPAAFWRAFDKSRFGLCVHRHRCADNLCWGLSDAYRSRFGDEQDRLFPLAGPGKESSHEA; encoded by the coding sequence ATGACGAGGGACCGTGTTGACCTGAAAGATTATGTCGTTGTTTCCCTGTGGTTCGGCTGCAACAACGATTGCACCCTCTGCATGCTGGCCGGGCTTCGGCAGAACCTGCCGCCCATTGGGTTTGACCGGTTTCGGGAAGTGATCACCGCGGTCCGCCGGCAGGGGCGGTACAGGAACCTGATCCTGTCCGGAGCCGAGGTGACCACCTTTGAGGAGCTGCCGCAATATGTGAAATTTGCCGCTTCCCTGGGGTGGTTCAAAAAGATACAGGTGCAGACCAACGGCCGGCGCCTGGCCGACAGGGCATATCTTCAGGCCCTGGTGGACGGCGGGGTAAACGAGTTCTTTGTCAGCATTCACGGCACCGGGGCCGTGCATGACACCATCACCCGGCGCCCCGGATCCTACCATGAAACCATGCAGGGGCTTCGCAACCTGGCCGTGTTGAATGTGAATGTCATCACCAACACGGTCCTGACCACGGCCAACTGCCATGACCTTGAGAACATCATGGCCGTGCTGTCCGCGGAGCGAGTCAGCGAGTTTCATCTGTGGAATTTTTTCCCCATGAGAAAGACGGACCAGAACAGCCTGGTCGTGGACCTGGAAACGGTTGTCGGCCTTATTCCAAGGCTGCGGGAGATGCTGGGACCGGTTGCGCGGCCCCTGGTGCTAAAGGCCTTTCCCCACTGCCTGTCCGCCGTGCCGGGCGTGGTGTTTGACGGCCGGTTCCCGGAGACGGTGCTGCCGGCAGCCTTCTGGCGGGCCTTTGACAAGAGCCGGTTCGGTTTGTGTGTCCATCGGCACCGGTGCGCGGACAACCTGTGCTGGGGCCTTTCGGATGCCTACCGGTCCCGGTTCGGAGACGAACAAGACCGGCTTTTTCCTCTGGCCGGCCCCGGAAAAGAGAGTTCCCATGAAGCGTGA
- a CDS encoding DUF3467 domain-containing protein, translating to MVQKKDGDTGKGNPTAGVDEKKTTIKWDVAGMQTSYANVCNVSSTREEFTILFGINKTWNPEQRELTVDMSDRIILNPFAAKRMAMLLSNVIRQYEDRYGEIALDPAEKIPETQGNA from the coding sequence ATGGTACAGAAAAAAGATGGTGACACGGGCAAAGGCAACCCAACGGCCGGCGTGGACGAGAAAAAGACCACGATCAAGTGGGACGTGGCTGGAATGCAGACCAGCTATGCCAACGTCTGCAACGTGTCGAGCACCCGCGAGGAGTTCACGATTCTGTTCGGGATCAACAAGACCTGGAATCCCGAGCAGCGCGAGCTGACCGTTGACATGAGCGACCGGATCATCCTCAATCCCTTTGCCGCCAAGCGCATGGCCATGCTGCTGTCCAACGTGATCCGTCAGTATGAAGACCGCTACGGCGAAATCGCCCTGGATCCGGCGGAGAAAATTCCGGAGACCCAGGGAAACGCCTGA